A genomic segment from Zingiber officinale cultivar Zhangliang unplaced genomic scaffold, Zo_v1.1 ctg249, whole genome shotgun sequence encodes:
- the LOC122037279 gene encoding transcription factor bHLH146-like, with the protein MEEKKGELRVVKRAQREGQRRTAAVRRKVRRLRRLVPGGRELQPEQLFLQTAEYIYRLRLQVHVLRAISDLYPPSP; encoded by the coding sequence ATGGAGGAAAAGAAGGGAGAACTGCGTGTCGTAAAGAGGGCGCAGAGAGAAGGGCAGCGGCGGACGGCAGCGGTGAGGAGGAAGGTGAGGAGGCTGCGGAGGCTGGTGCCGGGAGGGAGGGAGTTGCAGCCGGAGCAGCTGTTCTTGCAGACCGCGGAGTACATATACAGGTTGAGGTTGCAAGTGCATGTCCTCAGAGCTATCTCCGATCTGTACCCGCCGTCGCCGTGA